In the Candidatus Poribacteria bacterium genome, one interval contains:
- a CDS encoding phosphatase PAP2 family protein, with amino-acid sequence MWTLMEGITEFGHYRAVMGLSVLLMAYGDEAHQETGRLLSSAFLGTGLVTFGMKHLIGRKRPLDERLGNPAFPSGHTSLAFSSATILGYRYPKWRIPLYIGAGLVGFSRIYLGRHYTSDVIAGASIGTAIGMLVWHQRATLLRWEF; translated from the coding sequence ATGTGGACCCTCATGGAAGGGATAACAGAGTTTGGGCATTATCGAGCCGTTATGGGGCTTTCTGTTCTCTTGATGGCATACGGTGATGAGGCACATCAGGAAACTGGAAGGCTTTTGTCTTCTGCCTTTCTCGGAACTGGGTTGGTAACGTTCGGTATGAAGCACTTGATTGGTCGGAAACGCCCGCTCGATGAGCGTTTGGGGAATCCAGCTTTTCCATCGGGCCATACATCCTTGGCGTTCAGTTCAGCAACGATTTTAGGGTATCGATATCCGAAATGGCGAATTCCACTCTACATCGGGGCAGGGCTCGTGGGTTTTTCGCGTATCTATCTCGGGCGGCATTACACGTCAGATGTGATAGCCGGGGCGTCAATTGGCACAGCAATCGGAATGCTGGTCTGGCATCAGCGCGCCACGCTCCTGAGATGGGAATTTTAG
- a CDS encoding LamG domain-containing protein, whose amino-acid sequence MKRSFIRTPYLVGLLLIGALCISTAKVQDASADVLDPDLVLYFDYEDFTGDTVIEKSGRGYDGAIDGDVTQSDDGKFGKAAHFASGSFLDLDGPNVKPEDIPTEGMSILAWINVESVTDMAIFNARAADNTWLVHPEARGDGNYRWLNRSPGQTIFDIRGGENKANEWIHYGGTFSRAEGVAVLYINGEIVGEETARVPTPIAGDWDQGARVGRNIDDNRPFTGLMDDLNIWKRGLSEEEVNDIMNNGLGATLTAVGAQGKLATTWGRLKAN is encoded by the coding sequence ATGAAACGGAGTTTTATACGAACCCCTTATTTGGTGGGTCTACTTCTGATAGGGGCTCTCTGTATATCAACAGCAAAGGTTCAGGATGCCTCCGCTGATGTTTTAGATCCGGATTTGGTGCTGTATTTTGATTATGAAGACTTCACCGGAGATACTGTCATTGAGAAATCGGGACGTGGTTACGACGGAGCGATTGATGGAGATGTCACACAATCCGATGATGGGAAATTCGGGAAAGCCGCCCATTTCGCATCTGGCAGTTTTCTGGATTTAGATGGACCCAATGTTAAGCCTGAAGATATCCCTACCGAAGGCATGAGTATTCTCGCGTGGATCAACGTTGAATCTGTAACGGATATGGCGATTTTCAACGCCCGCGCAGCCGATAATACATGGCTTGTACACCCGGAAGCCCGGGGGGATGGAAACTATCGTTGGCTCAATCGAAGCCCGGGTCAAACAATATTCGACATCCGGGGTGGTGAAAACAAAGCCAACGAATGGATACATTACGGCGGCACCTTCAGCCGTGCTGAGGGAGTAGCCGTGCTTTACATTAATGGTGAAATTGTTGGCGAAGAAACAGCACGTGTCCCTACTCCTATTGCAGGCGACTGGGATCAGGGCGCACGCGTTGGTCGTAACATTGATGACAACCGACCTTTCACTGGCCTAATGGATGACCTCAACATCTGGAAACGCGGTTTGTCAGAGGAAGAAGTCAATGATATTATGAACAACGGTCTTGGAGCAACACTCACTGCAGTAGGTGCGCAAGGGAAACTCGCGACGACTTGGGGCAGGCTCAAAGCAAACTAA
- a CDS encoding helix-turn-helix domain-containing protein, translating into MQIRNAVVEYDLKEAAAMLDISPATLKQAVSTGHLQYYYRLGEDDYRFHEASLRANKDFLSQEDSLTQVLSTCPPAETTTEPDAPEEDPPSTPSDP; encoded by the coding sequence ATGCAAATACGCAATGCCGTGGTTGAGTATGACCTAAAAGAAGCGGCAGCAATGCTGGATATCTCACCCGCAACCCTCAAACAGGCAGTTAGCACTGGACATCTCCAGTATTACTACCGACTCGGTGAAGACGATTATCGGTTCCATGAAGCGAGTCTCCGTGCCAATAAAGATTTCCTCTCGCAGGAGGACTCTCTCACTCAAGTGTTAAGCACATGTCCACCTGCAGAAACCACCACGGAGCCTGACGCACCGGAAGAGGATCCACCGTCCACACCATCCGACCCATAA
- a CDS encoding ABC transporter substrate-binding protein, with translation MSKMRNCIIILLIVGLVSVWGCQPASRDKQETQRELKVAVAAPFTGNAAAFGEMIKRGAELREKEINDAGGINGMKLTLIFEDDAGKDAEASLVAERISSNLQILAVVGHFNSSCSLAGKPIYQRAGIVELSPGSTNVTVCEGSDWTFRNLYRDDFQGKFIARYIDEILTDLQSVAVFFDNDDYGRGLRNAFVSEAKKVELNLVADEAYERDSTNFKAQLTSIKAKNPDAIFISGLYGEAGLIVKQGREAGITAQFFGADGVDSPDFLTIAGPAAEGTYLTTPFTFGAAGEDAQQMATNFETLHGVAPDTWAALTYDAVGMIAEALEKTYNAEASVADNRKAIRDHLASLDTPEEGYKGVTGLTYFDINGDTVNKPAYVKIVKDGQFVAADQQLLELD, from the coding sequence ATGAGTAAAATGAGAAATTGTATTATAATATTGTTGATAGTAGGGCTTGTATCTGTTTGGGGGTGCCAGCCTGCAAGCAGAGACAAACAGGAAACTCAGAGAGAACTCAAAGTTGCTGTAGCCGCTCCCTTTACAGGGAACGCAGCAGCGTTTGGGGAAATGATCAAACGCGGGGCTGAACTCCGAGAAAAAGAAATCAATGATGCCGGTGGTATCAACGGCATGAAGTTGACGCTGATTTTTGAAGATGACGCTGGCAAAGATGCAGAGGCGAGCCTCGTGGCAGAACGCATCTCCAGTAATTTGCAAATTCTTGCAGTCGTTGGACACTTTAACAGTTCCTGTTCGTTGGCGGGCAAACCGATTTACCAACGTGCTGGTATTGTCGAACTGTCGCCGGGTTCCACGAACGTGACCGTCTGCGAAGGAAGCGACTGGACATTCCGCAATTTGTATCGGGACGATTTCCAAGGAAAATTCATTGCCCGATACATTGACGAAATCCTGACAGACCTGCAATCTGTGGCTGTCTTTTTTGATAACGACGATTATGGGCGGGGTTTAAGGAACGCATTCGTCTCAGAAGCGAAAAAAGTGGAGCTGAATCTCGTTGCCGATGAAGCGTATGAGCGCGATAGCACGAATTTTAAGGCACAACTCACGAGTATCAAAGCCAAAAATCCCGATGCTATTTTTATCTCCGGACTCTATGGAGAAGCGGGTTTGATTGTCAAACAAGGACGTGAGGCAGGAATCACCGCACAGTTTTTCGGCGCGGATGGTGTGGATTCCCCTGATTTTCTCACAATCGCAGGTCCCGCCGCAGAGGGTACTTATCTGACAACGCCTTTTACCTTCGGTGCGGCAGGAGAAGATGCCCAACAGATGGCAACCAATTTTGAAACACTTCATGGTGTGGCGCCCGATACATGGGCGGCATTGACGTATGATGCCGTTGGAATGATCGCGGAGGCTCTTGAGAAAACATATAATGCAGAAGCATCCGTGGCGGATAATCGGAAAGCTATCCGTGACCACTTGGCATCCTTGGATACCCCTGAGGAAGGCTACAAGGGGGTTACAGGTCTTACCTATTTTGATATAAATGGCGACACAGTTAATAAACCGGCTTACGTGAAAATTGTGAAAGATGGACAATTTGTTGCTGCGGATCAACAACTACTTGAATTAGATTGA